One stretch of Miscanthus floridulus cultivar M001 chromosome 18, ASM1932011v1, whole genome shotgun sequence DNA includes these proteins:
- the LOC136519491 gene encoding protein trichome birefringence-like 19 yields MKKFHEIKLPYTTQCAIPAAVLLVTCLVILAFVILPDREMLLPPSVTDTDGHGGGNLSSCNIFKGEWVPDPGAPRYTTETCPVIHGHYDCMRYGRPDLGFVRWRWRPAGCELPRFDAARFLRAMRGKSMAFVGDSLARNQMHSLVCLLARAEQPAPAPRTNAFRFERHGFAVSLFWSPFLVRAVETDPDGPTRSGAGLWSLHLDEPDPGWAARAGEFDYVVVSAGSWFFRPSVFHVHGRVVGCNGCLAPNVTDLTLRYSLRMAFRTALRAAADALPGTGRRRSRSGRTVVVRTLSPSHYENGTWNEDADCARTRPLRRGEWEMNAVEKDMYAIQAEEFGAARRASKGARLLLLDATEAMALRPDAHPSKYRLWQPDRFNVSRDCLHWCLPGAMDACNDMLLHMLLRYRN; encoded by the coding sequence ATGAAGAAGTTTCATGAGATTAAGCTTCCATACACCACACAGTGTGCCATTCCCGCCGCTGTCCTGCTTGTGACGTGCCTTGTGATCCTTGCATTCGTGATCCTGCCTGACCGCGAGATGCTGCTGCCGCCGTCGGTGACCGACAccgatggccatggcggtggcaaCCTGTCATCGTGTAACATCTTCAAGGGCGAGTGGGTGCCGGACCCGGGCGCGCCGCGCTACACCACGGAGACGTGCCCGGTGATCCACGGCCACTACGACTGCATGCGGTACGGCAGGCCGGACCTCGGCTTCGTCCGGTGGCGGTGGCGTCCCGCGGGGTGCGAGCTGCCCCGCTTCGACGCGGCGCGGTTCCTCCGCGCGATGAGGGGCAAGTCCATGGCGTTCGTCGGCGACTCGCTTGCCAGGAACCAGATGCACTCGCTGGTGTGCCTCCTGGCGCGCGCCGAgcagccggcgccggcgccgaggACCAACGCGTTCCGCTTCGAGAGACACGGGTTCGCCGTCTCCCTGTTCTGGTCGCCGTTCCTCGTGCGCGCCGTCGAGACGGACCCGGACGGCCCGACGCGGAGCGGGGCGGGGCTGTGGAGCCTCCACCTCGACGAGCCGGACCCCGGGTGGGCGGCGCGCGCCGGCGAGTTCGACTACGTGGTGGTCTCGGCGGGGAGCTGGTTCTTCCGCCCGTCCGTGTTCCACGTGCACGGCCGCGTCGTCGGGTGCAACGGCTGCCTCGCGCCCAACGTCACCGACCTCACGCTCCGGTACTCTCTCCGGATGGCGTTCCGGACCGCGCTCCGCGCAGCCGCGGACGCGCTGCCCGGCACTGGGCGGCGGCGCTCCAGGTCCGGGAGGACGGTGGTCGTGCGCACGCTCTCGCCGTCGCACTACGAGAACGGGACGTGGAACGAGGACGCCGACTGCGCGCGGACGCGGCCGCTCAGGCGCGGCGAGTGGGAGATGAACGCGGTGGAAAAGGACATGTACGCGATACAGGCGGAGGAGTTCGGGGCGGCGAGGAGGGCGAGCAAAGGGGCCAGGTTGCTGCTGCTCGACGCCACGGAGGCGATGGCGCTGCGGCCGGACGCGCACCCGAGCAAGTATCGTCTGTGGCAGCCCGACCGGTTCAACGTGTCGCGCGACTGTTTGCACTGGTGCCTGCCCGGCGCCATGGACGCCTGCAACGACATGCTGCTCCACATGTTGTTGCGTTATAGAAACTAG